A single Dreissena polymorpha isolate Duluth1 chromosome 14, UMN_Dpol_1.0, whole genome shotgun sequence DNA region contains:
- the LOC127857365 gene encoding uncharacterized protein LOC127857365, producing the protein MEIRQKTNPVRGPYRSSYDIDDLQRAFMAVKDNQMSIRKSALYFNVPKTTLIDRLHGIISIDTVKPGPDPLFTLDQESLLASHIQTMGEVGFGYTRQETINLASDYTFTLGLRPREKPLTDRWLYKFLDRWPELMVKKPRSLDIAHARCATRDAVDRYFNKLHEILVKYDLLSKPHRLYNIDEKGLSLEHKPPKIVSSKHGTTPAVTGSRGKNVTVIGCVNGVGQQVPPYFVFPGQRMQPSLLDGVTPGTNGTVSPTGWSNTEVFSGYLKEHVLQYLPLRSKNEPVLILYDGHSSHISLDLIQWAKQEDIILFVLPPHCSHLLQPLDVSCFGPFEVAWNAALHSNLRASGGRTLSRYDVASLACKVYSSTLTATNIQAAFRKSGVYPLNKNVISDHQVAPSTCFHVTAAGDACSKGSEPLEDNEKADQFLQERGGKILQNVDTAKKQRNTLSKVSYQKGRHLLVPQCSTN; encoded by the exons ATGGAGATCCGACAG AAAACTAATCCTGTCCGTGGCCCCTACAGGTCATCCTATGACATTGATGACTTACAAAGGGCCTTTATGGCTGTAAAAGACAATCAAATGTCAATTAGAAAATCAGCATTGTACTTTAATGTCCCCAAAACAACACTTATTGACAGGTTGCATGGGATAATTAGTATTGACACTGTGAAACCAGGCCCTGACCCACTGTTTACTCTTGATCAGGAGTCTCTACTGGCAAGTCACATCCAAACTATGGGTGAAGTAGGCTTTGGGTACACCAGGCAAGAGACTATAAACCTTGCAAGTGATTATACCTTCACCTTAGGCCTGAGACCAAGAGAAAAACCTCTTACTGATCGTTGGTTGTACAAGTTTTTGGACCGGTGGCCAGAACTAATGGTGAAAAAACCAAGAAGCCTTGATATAGCCCATGCAAGATGTGCGACAAGAGATGCTGTGGATCGATATTTCAACAAATTGCATGAAATTCTTGTCAAGTATGATCTATTATCAAAACCCCATCGGTTGTACAATATTGATGAGAAGGGGCTCAGTCTAGAACATAAACCACCAAAAATTGTCTCATCAAAGCATGGCACAACTCCTGCCGTAACAGGTAGCAGAGGAAAAAATGTAACTGTCATTGGTTGTGTAAATGGGGTAGGTCAGCAAGTGCCTCCTTACTTTGTTTTTCCAGGTCAGAGAATGCAGCCAAGTCTGTTAGATGGTGTGACACCTGGTACAAATGGAACTGTTTCCCCAACAGGATGGTCTAATACAGAGGTGTTCTCTGGTTATTTGAAAGAGCACGTCTTGCAATACTTACCCCTACGATCAAAAAATGAACCAGTCCTGATACTTTATGATGGCCACAGTAGTCACATTTCACTGGACCTAATACAATGGGCTAAACAGGAAGATATTATCCTCTTTGTACTACCCCCTCATTGCAGCCACCTATTGCAACCCCTAGATGTCAGCTGCTTTGGACCCTTCGAGGTTGCTTGGAACGCAGCTCTACACAGCAATTTAAGAGCATCTGGGGGTCGTACACTATCACGATATGATGTTGCCAGTTTAGCTTGTAAAGTGTACAGCTCAACACTCACAGCTACCAACATTCAAGCTGCCTTCCGCAAGAGTGGTGTTTACCCATTGAACAAAAATGTGATATCTGATCACCAAGTGGCCCCATCAACCTGTTTCCACGTTACAGCTGCAGGTGATGCTTGTAGTAAAGGGTCTGAGCCGTTGGAGGATAATGAAAAGGCAGATCAGTTTTTACAGGAGCGTGGGGGCAAGATTTTGCAAAATGTGGACACAgcaaaaaaacaaagaaacacacttagcaaagtt AGTTATCAGAAGGGGAGACATCTTCTTGTGCCCCAGTGCTCAACCAattaa
- the LOC127858196 gene encoding uncharacterized protein LOC127858196 isoform X4, with product MAEHPCIYCNIEVTSRAHAIACDSCGRWSHRRHTEITHQQYMQLRSGEVQIEWFCNGCRNVDEPPPPLEIPVSPLRNLAQEDLRHGGNTTIPDVSFDLAQEYERPTPVVDTSLPDDLELNDEIPADDAVITYEIVESGTKRGAAKLISSDGYSYTKGVTSGERQFWRCSVRNKTVKCPASVKQYRDMFTSGVAGHVHPQDPGATKKMKIAKKVKELARERVFEPAAVIVERVMKDMVAPNDVSLPKPANLVRVVNHHRRLRPDDPKDLAFELDRNFIGEDFIVDDLVLDGARHIVFGTQRQLDLLRQAKMWYMDGTFKVVKQPFYQLHSIHTFVKKGEDEKQVPLAYALMSRRSKDDYVQVFRSLRRRLGDLSVEWIMLDFEAGWHRRINARACSANLGLYKLANLLREESETVDLHIRLVSQHLLTKIRRKKYVTIHGRLHQAWDDYEEEKLTTTELLRIISHINALGPSTAVHHMLDDDEA from the exons aaattaccCATCAGCAGTACATGCAACTGCGCAGTGGTGAGGTACAGATAGAGTGGTTCTGTAATGGTTGCAGGAACGTCGAcgaaccaccaccaccacttgaAATCCCGGTATCGCCACTCAGAAATCTTGCACAAGAAGATCTAAGACATGGGGGTAACACTACCATACCAGATGTGTCATTCGACCTAGCCCAAGAGTACGAACGACCAACACCAGTGGTAGACACGTCTTTACCTGATGACCTTGAGCTGAACGACGAAATCCCCGCCGACGACGCCGTAATTACGTATGAGATTGTGGAGTCCGGGACTAAGCGAGGTGCGGCGAAACTGATCAGTTCGGATGGATATTCTTACACGAAGGGG GTAACGTCCGGAGAGAGACAATTCTGGCGATGCTCGGTGCGAAACAAGACAGTAAAATGTCCGGCATCCGTGAAACAGTACCGCGACATGTTCACATCGGGTGTAGCAGGACACGTTCATCCACAAGATCCTGGTGCTACAAAAAAGATGAAAATAGCTAAGAAG GTGAAGGAACTGGCGCGAGAACGTGTCTTTGAGCCAGCCGCCGTAATCGTGGAACGTGTCATGAAGGATATGGTGGCACCAAACGATGTCAGCCTACCCAAACCAGCAAATCTAGTTCGTGTTGTCAACCACCACAGACGTCTCCGTCCCGATGATCCTAAAGACTTAGCGTTTGAG cttGACAGAAACTTCATCGGAGAAGACTTCATAGTGGACGACCTTGTTCTGGACGGTGCTCGACACATCGTCTTCGGAACGCAGCGCCAGCTGGATCTACTACGACAGGCAAAGATGTGGTATATGGATGGCACCTTCAAGGTGGTAAAGCAGCCGTTTTACCAGCTACACTCTATCCACACATTTGTGAAGAAGGGGGAAGATGAGAAGCAGGTGCCACTGGCGTACGCTCTGATGTCGAGGCGAAGTAAAGATGATTACGTTCAG gttttcAGGAGTCTACGTCGCAGACTGGGGGATCTCTCTGTAGAGTGGATTATGTTAGACTTTGAAGCTG gATGGCATAGACGCATCAACGCACGAGCGTGTTCAGCCAACCTCGGGCTTTACAAGTTGGCCAACCTTCTCAGAGAGGAATCTGAGACTGTTGATCTTCATATACGGCTGGTGAGCCAGCACCTTCTCACGAAGATCAGGCGGAAGAAGTATGTTACGATACACGGCAGACTGCATCAAGCATGGGATGACTACGAAGAAGAGAAGCTGACAACAACTGAACTTCTGAGGATCATCAGCCACATCAATGCCCTCGGACCATCCACAgcggtccaccacatgctcgacgACGACGAGGCTTGA
- the LOC127858196 gene encoding uncharacterized protein LOC127858196 isoform X1 encodes MAEHPCIYCNIEVTSRAHAIACDSCGRWSHRRHTEITHQQYMQLRSGEVQIEWFCNGCRNVDEPPPPLEIPVSPLRNLAQEDLRHGGNTTIPDVSFDLAQEYERPTPVVDTSLPDDLELNDEIPADDAVITYEIVESGTKRGAAKLISSDGYSYTKGVTSGERQFWRCSVRNKTVKCPASVKQYRDMFTSGVAGHVHPQDPGATKKMKIAKKVKELARERVFEPAAVIVERVMKDMVAPNDVSLPKPANLVRVVNHHRRLRPDDPKDLAFELDRNFIGEDFIVDDLVLDGARHIVFGTQRQLDLLRQAKMWYMDGTFKVVKQPFYQLHSIHTFVKKGEDEKQVPLAYALMSRRSKDDYVQVFRSLRRRLGDLSVEWIMLDFEAATWQAIREVFPDAVIRGCVFHFTQRIYRKITTEGLSTAYQQHGDKFEFFRKIMSLPYLPVEQIEPAFNRLMEVAEGVGGPVLRVCEYISRTWIHGSVWRPLNWCVFREEVRTNNDLEGWHRRINARACSANLGLYKLANLLREESETVDLHIRLVSQHLLTKIRRKKYVTIHGRLHQAWDDYEEEKLTTTELLRIISHINALGPSTAVHHMLDDDEA; translated from the exons aaattaccCATCAGCAGTACATGCAACTGCGCAGTGGTGAGGTACAGATAGAGTGGTTCTGTAATGGTTGCAGGAACGTCGAcgaaccaccaccaccacttgaAATCCCGGTATCGCCACTCAGAAATCTTGCACAAGAAGATCTAAGACATGGGGGTAACACTACCATACCAGATGTGTCATTCGACCTAGCCCAAGAGTACGAACGACCAACACCAGTGGTAGACACGTCTTTACCTGATGACCTTGAGCTGAACGACGAAATCCCCGCCGACGACGCCGTAATTACGTATGAGATTGTGGAGTCCGGGACTAAGCGAGGTGCGGCGAAACTGATCAGTTCGGATGGATATTCTTACACGAAGGGG GTAACGTCCGGAGAGAGACAATTCTGGCGATGCTCGGTGCGAAACAAGACAGTAAAATGTCCGGCATCCGTGAAACAGTACCGCGACATGTTCACATCGGGTGTAGCAGGACACGTTCATCCACAAGATCCTGGTGCTACAAAAAAGATGAAAATAGCTAAGAAG GTGAAGGAACTGGCGCGAGAACGTGTCTTTGAGCCAGCCGCCGTAATCGTGGAACGTGTCATGAAGGATATGGTGGCACCAAACGATGTCAGCCTACCCAAACCAGCAAATCTAGTTCGTGTTGTCAACCACCACAGACGTCTCCGTCCCGATGATCCTAAAGACTTAGCGTTTGAG cttGACAGAAACTTCATCGGAGAAGACTTCATAGTGGACGACCTTGTTCTGGACGGTGCTCGACACATCGTCTTCGGAACGCAGCGCCAGCTGGATCTACTACGACAGGCAAAGATGTGGTATATGGATGGCACCTTCAAGGTGGTAAAGCAGCCGTTTTACCAGCTACACTCTATCCACACATTTGTGAAGAAGGGGGAAGATGAGAAGCAGGTGCCACTGGCGTACGCTCTGATGTCGAGGCGAAGTAAAGATGATTACGTTCAG gttttcAGGAGTCTACGTCGCAGACTGGGGGATCTCTCTGTAGAGTGGATTATGTTAGACTTTGAAGCTG CAACTTGGCAGGCGATAAGAGAGGTTTTTCCTGATGCCGTGATACGGGGATGCGTCTTCCACTTTACACAGCGGATATACAGGAAGATCACCACAGAGGGACTGAGTACCGCGTATCAGCAACATGGTGACAAGTTCGAGTTCTTCAGGAAAATTATGTCCCTTCCTTATCTACCAGTTGAACAGATTGAACCGGCATTCAACAGGCTGATGGAGGTAGCTGAAGGAGTCGGGGGTCCCGTACTGCGGGTATGCGAGTACATTTCCCGTACATGGATCCACGGCAGTGTATGGCGACCCCTCAATTGGTGCGTGTTTAGAGAGGAGGTGCGAACGAACAACGACTTGGAAG gATGGCATAGACGCATCAACGCACGAGCGTGTTCAGCCAACCTCGGGCTTTACAAGTTGGCCAACCTTCTCAGAGAGGAATCTGAGACTGTTGATCTTCATATACGGCTGGTGAGCCAGCACCTTCTCACGAAGATCAGGCGGAAGAAGTATGTTACGATACACGGCAGACTGCATCAAGCATGGGATGACTACGAAGAAGAGAAGCTGACAACAACTGAACTTCTGAGGATCATCAGCCACATCAATGCCCTCGGACCATCCACAgcggtccaccacatgctcgacgACGACGAGGCTTGA
- the LOC127858196 gene encoding uncharacterized protein LOC127858196 isoform X3: protein MAEHPCIYCNIEVTSRAHAIACDSCGRWSHRRHTEITHQQYMQLRSGEVQIEWFCNGCRNVDEPPPPLEIPVSPLRNLAQEDLRHGGNTTIPDVSFDLAQEYERPTPVVDTSLPDDLELNDEIPADDAVITYEIVESGTKRGAAKLISSDGYSYTKGELARERVFEPAAVIVERVMKDMVAPNDVSLPKPANLVRVVNHHRRLRPDDPKDLAFELDRNFIGEDFIVDDLVLDGARHIVFGTQRQLDLLRQAKMWYMDGTFKVVKQPFYQLHSIHTFVKKGEDEKQVPLAYALMSRRSKDDYVQVFRSLRRRLGDLSVEWIMLDFEAATWQAIREVFPDAVIRGCVFHFTQRIYRKITTEGLSTAYQQHGDKFEFFRKIMSLPYLPVEQIEPAFNRLMEVAEGVGGPVLRVCEYISRTWIHGSVWRPLNWCVFREEVRTNNDLEGWHRRINARACSANLGLYKLANLLREESETVDLHIRLVSQHLLTKIRRKKYVTIHGRLHQAWDDYEEEKLTTTELLRIISHINALGPSTAVHHMLDDDEA, encoded by the exons aaattaccCATCAGCAGTACATGCAACTGCGCAGTGGTGAGGTACAGATAGAGTGGTTCTGTAATGGTTGCAGGAACGTCGAcgaaccaccaccaccacttgaAATCCCGGTATCGCCACTCAGAAATCTTGCACAAGAAGATCTAAGACATGGGGGTAACACTACCATACCAGATGTGTCATTCGACCTAGCCCAAGAGTACGAACGACCAACACCAGTGGTAGACACGTCTTTACCTGATGACCTTGAGCTGAACGACGAAATCCCCGCCGACGACGCCGTAATTACGTATGAGATTGTGGAGTCCGGGACTAAGCGAGGTGCGGCGAAACTGATCAGTTCGGATGGATATTCTTACACGAAGGGG GAACTGGCGCGAGAACGTGTCTTTGAGCCAGCCGCCGTAATCGTGGAACGTGTCATGAAGGATATGGTGGCACCAAACGATGTCAGCCTACCCAAACCAGCAAATCTAGTTCGTGTTGTCAACCACCACAGACGTCTCCGTCCCGATGATCCTAAAGACTTAGCGTTTGAG cttGACAGAAACTTCATCGGAGAAGACTTCATAGTGGACGACCTTGTTCTGGACGGTGCTCGACACATCGTCTTCGGAACGCAGCGCCAGCTGGATCTACTACGACAGGCAAAGATGTGGTATATGGATGGCACCTTCAAGGTGGTAAAGCAGCCGTTTTACCAGCTACACTCTATCCACACATTTGTGAAGAAGGGGGAAGATGAGAAGCAGGTGCCACTGGCGTACGCTCTGATGTCGAGGCGAAGTAAAGATGATTACGTTCAG gttttcAGGAGTCTACGTCGCAGACTGGGGGATCTCTCTGTAGAGTGGATTATGTTAGACTTTGAAGCTG CAACTTGGCAGGCGATAAGAGAGGTTTTTCCTGATGCCGTGATACGGGGATGCGTCTTCCACTTTACACAGCGGATATACAGGAAGATCACCACAGAGGGACTGAGTACCGCGTATCAGCAACATGGTGACAAGTTCGAGTTCTTCAGGAAAATTATGTCCCTTCCTTATCTACCAGTTGAACAGATTGAACCGGCATTCAACAGGCTGATGGAGGTAGCTGAAGGAGTCGGGGGTCCCGTACTGCGGGTATGCGAGTACATTTCCCGTACATGGATCCACGGCAGTGTATGGCGACCCCTCAATTGGTGCGTGTTTAGAGAGGAGGTGCGAACGAACAACGACTTGGAAG gATGGCATAGACGCATCAACGCACGAGCGTGTTCAGCCAACCTCGGGCTTTACAAGTTGGCCAACCTTCTCAGAGAGGAATCTGAGACTGTTGATCTTCATATACGGCTGGTGAGCCAGCACCTTCTCACGAAGATCAGGCGGAAGAAGTATGTTACGATACACGGCAGACTGCATCAAGCATGGGATGACTACGAAGAAGAGAAGCTGACAACAACTGAACTTCTGAGGATCATCAGCCACATCAATGCCCTCGGACCATCCACAgcggtccaccacatgctcgacgACGACGAGGCTTGA
- the LOC127858196 gene encoding uncharacterized protein LOC127858196 isoform X2, producing MAEHPCIYCNIEVTSRAHAIACDSCGRWSHRRHTEITHQQYMQLRSGEVQIEWFCNGCRNVDEPPPPLEIPVSPLRNLAQEDLRHGGNTTIPDVSFDLAQEYERPTPVVDTSLPDDLELNDEIPADDAVITYEIVESGTKRGAAKLISSDGYSYTKGVKELARERVFEPAAVIVERVMKDMVAPNDVSLPKPANLVRVVNHHRRLRPDDPKDLAFELDRNFIGEDFIVDDLVLDGARHIVFGTQRQLDLLRQAKMWYMDGTFKVVKQPFYQLHSIHTFVKKGEDEKQVPLAYALMSRRSKDDYVQVFRSLRRRLGDLSVEWIMLDFEAATWQAIREVFPDAVIRGCVFHFTQRIYRKITTEGLSTAYQQHGDKFEFFRKIMSLPYLPVEQIEPAFNRLMEVAEGVGGPVLRVCEYISRTWIHGSVWRPLNWCVFREEVRTNNDLEGWHRRINARACSANLGLYKLANLLREESETVDLHIRLVSQHLLTKIRRKKYVTIHGRLHQAWDDYEEEKLTTTELLRIISHINALGPSTAVHHMLDDDEA from the exons aaattaccCATCAGCAGTACATGCAACTGCGCAGTGGTGAGGTACAGATAGAGTGGTTCTGTAATGGTTGCAGGAACGTCGAcgaaccaccaccaccacttgaAATCCCGGTATCGCCACTCAGAAATCTTGCACAAGAAGATCTAAGACATGGGGGTAACACTACCATACCAGATGTGTCATTCGACCTAGCCCAAGAGTACGAACGACCAACACCAGTGGTAGACACGTCTTTACCTGATGACCTTGAGCTGAACGACGAAATCCCCGCCGACGACGCCGTAATTACGTATGAGATTGTGGAGTCCGGGACTAAGCGAGGTGCGGCGAAACTGATCAGTTCGGATGGATATTCTTACACGAAGGGG GTGAAGGAACTGGCGCGAGAACGTGTCTTTGAGCCAGCCGCCGTAATCGTGGAACGTGTCATGAAGGATATGGTGGCACCAAACGATGTCAGCCTACCCAAACCAGCAAATCTAGTTCGTGTTGTCAACCACCACAGACGTCTCCGTCCCGATGATCCTAAAGACTTAGCGTTTGAG cttGACAGAAACTTCATCGGAGAAGACTTCATAGTGGACGACCTTGTTCTGGACGGTGCTCGACACATCGTCTTCGGAACGCAGCGCCAGCTGGATCTACTACGACAGGCAAAGATGTGGTATATGGATGGCACCTTCAAGGTGGTAAAGCAGCCGTTTTACCAGCTACACTCTATCCACACATTTGTGAAGAAGGGGGAAGATGAGAAGCAGGTGCCACTGGCGTACGCTCTGATGTCGAGGCGAAGTAAAGATGATTACGTTCAG gttttcAGGAGTCTACGTCGCAGACTGGGGGATCTCTCTGTAGAGTGGATTATGTTAGACTTTGAAGCTG CAACTTGGCAGGCGATAAGAGAGGTTTTTCCTGATGCCGTGATACGGGGATGCGTCTTCCACTTTACACAGCGGATATACAGGAAGATCACCACAGAGGGACTGAGTACCGCGTATCAGCAACATGGTGACAAGTTCGAGTTCTTCAGGAAAATTATGTCCCTTCCTTATCTACCAGTTGAACAGATTGAACCGGCATTCAACAGGCTGATGGAGGTAGCTGAAGGAGTCGGGGGTCCCGTACTGCGGGTATGCGAGTACATTTCCCGTACATGGATCCACGGCAGTGTATGGCGACCCCTCAATTGGTGCGTGTTTAGAGAGGAGGTGCGAACGAACAACGACTTGGAAG gATGGCATAGACGCATCAACGCACGAGCGTGTTCAGCCAACCTCGGGCTTTACAAGTTGGCCAACCTTCTCAGAGAGGAATCTGAGACTGTTGATCTTCATATACGGCTGGTGAGCCAGCACCTTCTCACGAAGATCAGGCGGAAGAAGTATGTTACGATACACGGCAGACTGCATCAAGCATGGGATGACTACGAAGAAGAGAAGCTGACAACAACTGAACTTCTGAGGATCATCAGCCACATCAATGCCCTCGGACCATCCACAgcggtccaccacatgctcgacgACGACGAGGCTTGA